In one Bordetella pertussis 18323 genomic region, the following are encoded:
- a CDS encoding LysR family transcriptional regulator, which translates to MDLEPRLLRYFIAVAQERNFSRAAQRLHISQPPLSYAIRQLEIQLGARLFERSSRHVALTDAGRVLYGEALSLLRQGEEVGRLVRRAEAGLQGRLRIGFVGSMLYRGLPDLLAALRAELPDVEQVLAERNSHDQLEALRCGELDLGFIHANPPPEGVSARDLVAEPFVVCLPDTHRLAGQRSLRLADLAGEDFVFFAQAASPSYYETVLSLCVAAGFHPAVRHEVRHWLSVAALVASGLGVSIVPACLARAGLAGTCYVAFEHQARSVCQIAWPSLAPTSLQATALQAALRHFAPPPVRA; encoded by the coding sequence ATGGACCTGGAGCCCCGTTTGCTGCGCTATTTCATCGCCGTGGCGCAGGAGCGCAATTTCAGCCGCGCCGCCCAGCGCCTGCATATCTCGCAGCCGCCGCTGAGCTACGCCATCCGCCAGCTGGAAATCCAGCTGGGCGCGCGCCTGTTCGAGCGTTCCAGCCGCCATGTGGCGCTGACCGACGCCGGCCGCGTGCTCTATGGCGAAGCGCTGTCGCTGCTGCGCCAGGGCGAGGAGGTGGGGCGGCTGGTGCGGCGCGCCGAGGCCGGGCTGCAAGGCCGCCTGCGCATCGGCTTCGTGGGGTCCATGCTGTACCGGGGCCTGCCCGACCTGCTGGCGGCCTTGCGCGCCGAACTGCCCGATGTGGAGCAGGTGCTGGCCGAGCGCAATTCGCACGACCAGCTCGAGGCGCTACGGTGCGGCGAGCTCGACCTGGGTTTCATCCATGCCAATCCGCCGCCCGAGGGTGTGAGCGCGCGCGACCTGGTGGCCGAGCCGTTCGTCGTCTGCCTGCCCGACACGCACCGCCTGGCAGGCCAGCGTTCGCTGCGCCTGGCCGACCTGGCCGGGGAGGATTTCGTGTTCTTCGCGCAGGCCGCCTCGCCCAGCTATTACGAGACGGTGTTGTCGCTGTGCGTGGCGGCCGGCTTTCACCCGGCGGTGCGCCACGAGGTGCGGCATTGGCTCAGCGTCGCGGCGCTGGTGGCCAGCGGGTTGGGGGTGTCCATCGTGCCGGCGTGCCTGGCGCGGGCCGGGCTGGCCGGCACCTGCTATGTGGCGTTCGAGCACCAGGCGCGCTCGGTGTGCCAGATCGCCTGGCCCAGCCTGGCGCCCACGTCCCTGCAGGCAACGGCCTTGCAGGCGGCCTTGCGCCATTTCGCGCCGCCGCCCGTGCGCGCCTAG
- a CDS encoding spike base protein, RCAP_Rcc01079 family, which translates to MMKDRFILYQPSLGGPVNSAFAVTPSDTQDLREVTRALYLGAAGSMRVRFADGTEHTYAALAAGRHPLRVVRVFSTGTTATDITGEV; encoded by the coding sequence ATGATGAAAGATCGCTTTATCCTGTATCAGCCGAGCTTAGGTGGGCCTGTCAATAGCGCCTTCGCCGTCACTCCGAGCGATACGCAAGACCTTCGTGAAGTGACGCGAGCCTTGTACCTTGGAGCGGCGGGATCCATGCGAGTGCGCTTCGCCGACGGTACGGAACACACCTATGCCGCGCTGGCTGCTGGGCGACATCCTTTGCGTGTCGTGCGAGTGTTCTCGACCGGCACCACGGCAACGGATATCACGGGGGAGGTCTGA
- a CDS encoding flavin reductase family protein, translating to MSAAFPPAFDAAFFRTALGRFATGVTVATTAGPDGQPVGLTVSSFNSVSLNPPLILWSLARTSSSLAAFERCQRYVVNVLSASQIALARRFATGKTPERFAGLTLAQAPAGTPMLGEGCAAWFECRNRSRYEEGDHIIMVGQVEHCGHSGVPPLVFHAGGFDLTPPHGGASS from the coding sequence ATGTCCGCAGCTTTCCCCCCCGCCTTTGACGCCGCCTTCTTCCGCACCGCGCTGGGCCGTTTCGCCACCGGCGTCACGGTCGCCACCACGGCCGGGCCGGACGGCCAGCCTGTCGGGCTGACCGTCAGCTCGTTCAACTCGGTGTCGCTCAACCCGCCGCTGATCCTGTGGAGCCTGGCGCGCACCTCGTCCTCGCTGGCGGCCTTCGAGCGCTGCCAGCGCTATGTGGTCAACGTGCTCTCGGCCAGCCAGATCGCGCTGGCGCGCCGCTTCGCCACCGGCAAGACGCCCGAGCGCTTCGCCGGGCTGACGCTGGCGCAGGCGCCGGCCGGCACGCCCATGCTGGGCGAAGGCTGCGCCGCCTGGTTCGAGTGCCGCAACCGCAGCCGCTACGAAGAAGGCGACCACATCATCATGGTCGGGCAGGTCGAGCACTGCGGGCACAGCGGCGTGCCGCCGCTGGTGTTCCACGCGGGCGGCTTCGATCTCACGCCGCCGCATGGCGGCGCTTCCAGCTGA
- a CDS encoding DUF1983 domain-containing protein: MNWGGGDFQFLKSGSDEPCIQPIESSHLDGRLRATWSVQAQVAQDGKVYAAGMALGAYAGEGGQVQTSVYFLADRFAFLNLANGKVSSPFVIQNGQTFLNQAFIGKAWIKSAQVESLDVGKIVAGVMSADRINANSLIAKLASFTTAYVKTAHIGVAQVDTLRLASGAVVTGSHSIISKSLWRGGSELATVAIGSLYLPYGGSVVVFMQYAQSGGRFPFGRNTIVSIDGEIIPNALSNPPDGVAMITWISDTLPEGKTISCSIKARHPVDGTYYISGRVAVLAIQR, translated from the coding sequence GTGAACTGGGGGGGTGGCGATTTCCAGTTTCTCAAATCCGGTTCGGATGAACCATGCATACAACCTATTGAATCTTCACACCTAGATGGACGTCTGCGGGCCACCTGGTCTGTCCAGGCGCAGGTCGCCCAAGACGGCAAGGTATACGCGGCTGGCATGGCGCTCGGTGCTTATGCCGGCGAAGGTGGGCAGGTTCAAACGTCGGTGTACTTCCTGGCTGATCGCTTCGCCTTTCTGAACCTAGCCAACGGGAAGGTATCGAGCCCCTTCGTGATCCAGAACGGGCAGACCTTCTTGAACCAAGCGTTCATCGGGAAGGCGTGGATTAAGAGCGCGCAGGTCGAGAGCCTGGACGTGGGCAAGATCGTGGCTGGTGTCATGAGCGCCGATCGGATCAACGCCAATTCTCTGATAGCGAAGCTGGCCAGCTTCACCACGGCCTACGTCAAGACTGCCCATATAGGTGTTGCGCAGGTCGATACGCTGCGCCTCGCATCTGGTGCTGTTGTGACAGGCTCTCACAGCATCATCTCCAAGTCTTTGTGGCGAGGGGGATCGGAGTTGGCGACTGTCGCGATCGGTAGCTTGTACCTGCCTTATGGCGGTTCGGTAGTAGTCTTTATGCAGTACGCGCAATCGGGAGGACGGTTTCCATTTGGGCGTAACACCATTGTTTCCATCGACGGAGAGATCATCCCGAATGCTTTGTCGAATCCTCCCGATGGGGTTGCCATGATTACCTGGATCAGCGATACCTTGCCGGAGGGGAAAACGATCTCTTGTTCGATCAAAGCCAGACATCCTGTCGATGGTACGTACTACATAAGCGGCCGCGTAGCAGTACTGGCGATCCAGCGGTGA
- a CDS encoding ThiF family adenylyltransferase has translation MAPMNSQPSVIAPACEADAERRFGGLARLYGPDAPAALRGAHVAVAGLGGVGSWTAEALARCGVGALTLIDLDHIAESNVNRQIHALSDTLGQAKIEAMAQRIGQINPACAVTRVDEFVAPDNVMQVLGGPYAAIVDCTDQAAAKIAMILHARQRGVPLLLCGGAGGKTDPLALRAGDLSEAVNDALLAKLRNKLRREHGFPRASDANGKVRKRVPRMGVRALWFDQPAILPDAWTRAVEGEDDMGAAGTRAAPQGLSCAGYGSVVTVTAAMGLAAANEVLRWVVGKPGA, from the coding sequence ATGGCGCCCATGAACTCTCAGCCTTCTGTGATCGCGCCGGCCTGCGAGGCCGATGCCGAACGCCGCTTCGGCGGCTTGGCCCGTCTGTATGGCCCGGATGCGCCGGCCGCCCTGCGCGGGGCCCATGTCGCGGTGGCGGGCCTGGGCGGCGTCGGCTCCTGGACCGCCGAAGCGTTGGCGCGTTGCGGCGTGGGCGCCCTGACCCTGATCGACCTGGACCATATCGCCGAATCCAACGTCAACCGCCAGATCCATGCGTTGTCGGACACGCTGGGGCAGGCCAAGATCGAGGCCATGGCGCAACGCATCGGCCAGATCAACCCGGCCTGCGCCGTGACCCGTGTCGACGAATTCGTCGCGCCCGATAACGTGATGCAAGTGCTGGGCGGTCCCTATGCCGCGATCGTCGACTGCACCGACCAGGCGGCGGCCAAGATCGCCATGATCCTGCACGCGCGCCAGCGCGGCGTGCCGCTGCTGCTGTGCGGCGGCGCCGGCGGCAAGACCGACCCGCTGGCGCTGCGCGCCGGCGACCTGTCCGAAGCCGTCAACGACGCGCTGCTGGCCAAGCTGCGCAACAAGCTGCGGCGCGAGCATGGCTTCCCCCGGGCCTCGGACGCCAACGGCAAGGTCCGCAAACGGGTGCCGCGCATGGGCGTGCGTGCCTTGTGGTTCGACCAGCCCGCCATCCTGCCCGACGCCTGGACCCGCGCCGTCGAGGGCGAGGACGATATGGGCGCGGCCGGGACCCGCGCGGCCCCCCAGGGCCTGTCGTGCGCCGGCTACGGCTCGGTCGTCACCGTGACCGCCGCCATGGGCCTGGCCGCGGCCAACGAAGTGCTGCGATGGGTGGTGGGCAAGCCGGGCGCTTGA
- the pdxH gene encoding pyridoxamine 5'-phosphate oxidase encodes MSVSDLRQSYEKGVLVEEQAAASPFQQFARWFDEAVAARVPEPNAMTLATVNAEGQPSARIVLIKGYDDAGFVFFTNYESRKGLDLDANPRASLLFFWQPLERQVRIEGVIEKVSAAESDEYFHSRPLGSRLGAWASRQSQPITRDELEAREREFRDRYGEHPPRPPHWGGYRLKPNRFEFWQGRPSRLHDRLRYEPDGKQGWTIDRLSP; translated from the coding sequence ATGTCCGTGTCCGATCTGCGCCAGAGTTACGAAAAAGGCGTTCTCGTCGAAGAGCAGGCCGCCGCCTCGCCGTTCCAGCAGTTCGCGCGCTGGTTCGACGAAGCCGTCGCGGCCCGGGTGCCCGAACCCAACGCCATGACCCTGGCCACGGTCAACGCCGAGGGCCAGCCCAGCGCCCGCATCGTGCTGATCAAGGGCTACGACGACGCCGGCTTCGTGTTTTTCACCAATTACGAATCGCGCAAGGGCCTGGACCTGGACGCCAACCCGCGCGCCAGCCTGCTGTTCTTCTGGCAGCCGCTGGAGCGCCAGGTGCGCATCGAAGGCGTGATCGAGAAAGTCAGCGCGGCCGAATCGGACGAATACTTCCACAGCCGCCCGCTCGGCTCGCGCCTGGGCGCCTGGGCTTCGCGCCAGAGCCAGCCCATTACCCGCGACGAGCTGGAAGCGCGCGAGCGCGAGTTCCGCGACCGCTACGGCGAGCATCCGCCGCGTCCGCCGCACTGGGGCGGCTACCGCCTCAAGCCGAACCGCTTCGAATTCTGGCAGGGCCGCCCGTCGCGCCTGCATGACCGGCTGCGCTACGAGCCCGACGGCAAACAGGGCTGGACCATCGATCGCCTCTCGCCCTGA
- a CDS encoding gamma-glutamylcyclotransferase, producing MNTQSPPSPHDPHGAAALPFRLWTAEERRASLDTALREWRDGEDVWVYGYGSLIWRPDFDFVERRLATLHGHHRALCLWSRVNRGTPECPGLVFGLDRGGSCRGVVYRLAGRQVPDYFPALWDREMSTGAYLPRWLRCATEHGPVNALVFIMNRANPAYIRVLPEPELLAIVRRASGRYGPCTEYVVQTAQALRQAGIRDARLEQIARQLEADVHPLGV from the coding sequence GTGAATACGCAGTCCCCTCCGTCCCCGCACGATCCGCACGGCGCCGCCGCGCTGCCCTTTCGCCTCTGGACTGCCGAGGAGCGGCGCGCCTCGCTCGACACCGCGCTGCGCGAATGGCGCGACGGCGAAGACGTCTGGGTATACGGCTATGGATCGCTGATCTGGCGGCCCGACTTCGATTTCGTCGAGCGCAGGCTGGCCACCCTGCACGGTCATCACCGGGCGCTGTGCCTGTGGTCGCGCGTGAACCGCGGCACGCCGGAATGCCCCGGGCTGGTGTTCGGGCTGGACCGCGGCGGCTCGTGCCGCGGCGTGGTCTACCGCCTGGCCGGCCGGCAGGTGCCCGATTACTTCCCCGCGCTGTGGGACCGCGAGATGTCCACCGGCGCCTATCTGCCGCGCTGGCTGCGCTGCGCCACCGAGCACGGTCCGGTCAACGCGCTGGTGTTCATCATGAACCGCGCCAACCCGGCCTATATCCGCGTCTTGCCCGAACCCGAACTGCTGGCCATCGTGCGGCGCGCCTCGGGCCGCTACGGCCCCTGCACCGAGTACGTGGTGCAGACGGCGCAGGCGCTGCGCCAGGCCGGCATCCGCGATGCGCGCCTGGAGCAGATCGCGCGCCAGCTGGAGGCCGACGTCCATCCGCTGGGCGTATAG
- a CDS encoding NAD(P)/FAD-dependent oxidoreductase encodes MSTDIDCIVIGAGVVGLAIARALAAGGHEVLVAEAAEGIGTGTSSRNSEVIHAGIYYPADSLKARLCVRGKHLLYEYCAARGVPHQRLGKLIVATSDAEASQLDSIARRAGANGVDDLQHIDGAAARRLEPALHCTAALVSPSTGIVDSHALMLAYQGDAESDGAQLVFHTPLIAGRVRPEGGFELDFGGAEPMTLSCRVLINAAGLHAPGLARRIEGIPRDSIPPEYLCKGSYFTLAGRAPFSRLIYPVPQHAGLGVHLTLDLGGQAKFGPDTEWIATEDYTLDPRRADVFYAAVRSYWPALPDGALAPGYTGIRPKISGPHEPAADFAIAGPASHGVAGLVNLYGIESPGLTASLAIAEETLARLAA; translated from the coding sequence ATGAGCACCGACATCGATTGCATCGTCATCGGCGCCGGCGTGGTCGGCCTGGCCATCGCGCGCGCCCTGGCCGCCGGCGGCCATGAGGTCCTGGTGGCCGAAGCGGCCGAGGGCATCGGCACCGGCACCAGTTCGCGCAATTCGGAAGTCATCCACGCCGGCATCTACTATCCGGCCGACAGCCTCAAGGCGCGCCTGTGCGTGCGCGGCAAGCACCTGCTGTACGAATACTGCGCCGCGCGCGGCGTGCCGCACCAGCGGCTGGGCAAGCTGATCGTCGCCACCTCCGACGCGGAAGCCAGCCAGCTCGACAGCATCGCGCGGCGCGCCGGCGCCAACGGCGTCGACGACCTGCAGCACATCGACGGCGCCGCCGCGCGCCGGCTGGAGCCGGCGCTGCACTGTACGGCGGCCCTGGTATCGCCGTCCACGGGCATCGTCGACAGCCACGCGCTGATGCTGGCCTATCAGGGCGACGCCGAGAGCGACGGCGCGCAATTGGTTTTCCATACTCCGCTGATAGCCGGCCGGGTGCGCCCCGAGGGCGGCTTCGAGCTGGATTTCGGCGGCGCCGAGCCCATGACGCTGAGCTGCCGGGTGCTGATCAATGCCGCGGGCCTGCACGCCCCCGGCCTGGCGCGCCGCATCGAGGGCATACCGCGGGACAGCATTCCGCCCGAATACCTGTGCAAGGGCAGCTATTTCACGCTGGCCGGCCGGGCGCCGTTCTCGCGCCTCATCTACCCCGTCCCCCAGCATGCCGGGCTGGGGGTGCACCTGACGCTGGACCTGGGCGGACAGGCCAAATTCGGTCCCGATACCGAGTGGATAGCCACCGAAGACTACACGTTGGACCCGCGCCGCGCCGACGTCTTCTACGCCGCCGTGCGCAGCTACTGGCCGGCCCTGCCCGACGGCGCGCTGGCGCCCGGCTACACTGGCATCCGCCCGAAGATCTCCGGCCCGCACGAACCGGCCGCCGACTTCGCCATCGCCGGCCCCGCCAGCCATGGCGTGGCCGGCCTGGTCAACCTGTACGGCATCGAATCGCCCGGGCTGACGGCCAGCCTGGCCATCGCCGAAGAAACCCTGGCCCGCCTGGCCGCCTGA
- the purU gene encoding formyltetrahydrofolate deformylase, with product MQHNDYILTLSCPDRTGIVFRVSGLLFELGCNIRDSQQFGDEETGRFFLRVHFDLPRAAAESALREQFAALANGYDMQWQIHDAHRKARLLIMVSKQGHCLNDLLFRVSSGQLRAEVAAIVSNHNDYASLAASYGIPFHHMPVTPDTKAAQERQVLELVEREQIDLVVLARYMQILSADMCQALAGRAINIHHSFLPSFKGARPYHQAHARGVKIIGATAHYVTSDLDEGPIIEQDIERVDHTMTAADLTQVGSDIESLVLSRAVRSHVEHRILLNRSKTVVFR from the coding sequence ATGCAGCACAACGACTACATCCTGACCCTGTCCTGCCCCGACCGCACCGGCATCGTGTTCCGCGTCAGCGGCCTGCTGTTCGAACTGGGGTGCAACATCCGGGATTCGCAGCAGTTCGGCGACGAAGAGACGGGGCGCTTCTTCCTGCGCGTGCACTTCGACCTGCCGCGCGCAGCGGCCGAAAGCGCGCTGCGCGAGCAGTTCGCGGCGCTGGCCAACGGCTACGACATGCAATGGCAGATCCACGACGCGCATCGCAAGGCGCGCCTGCTCATCATGGTGAGCAAGCAGGGCCACTGCCTGAACGACCTGCTGTTTCGCGTCAGCAGCGGCCAGCTGCGCGCCGAAGTGGCCGCCATCGTGTCCAACCACAACGACTATGCCAGCCTGGCGGCGTCATACGGCATCCCGTTCCACCATATGCCCGTCACGCCCGACACCAAGGCCGCGCAGGAGCGCCAGGTGCTGGAGCTGGTGGAACGCGAGCAGATCGACCTGGTGGTGCTGGCGCGCTACATGCAGATCCTGTCGGCCGACATGTGCCAGGCGCTGGCCGGGCGCGCCATCAACATCCACCACAGCTTCCTGCCCAGCTTCAAGGGCGCGCGCCCCTATCACCAGGCGCACGCGCGCGGCGTCAAGATCATCGGCGCCACCGCGCACTACGTGACCTCCGACCTGGACGAAGGCCCCATCATCGAGCAGGACATCGAGCGCGTGGACCACACCATGACGGCCGCCGACCTGACCCAGGTGGGCAGCGACATCGAATCGCTGGTGCTGTCGCGCGCGGTACGCAGCCACGTCGAGCACCGCATCCTGCTCAACCGCAGCAAGACCGTCGTGTTCCGCTGA
- a CDS encoding IS481-like element IS481 family transposase — translation MNTHKHARLTFLRRLEMVQQLIAHQVCVPEAARAHGVTAPTVRKWLGRFLAQGQAGLADASSRPTVSPRAIAPAKALAIVELRRKRLTQARIAQALGVSASTVSRVLARAGLSHLADLEPAEPVVRYEHQAPGDLLHIDIKKLGRIQRPGHRVTGNRRDTVEGAGWDFVFVAIDDHARVAFTDIHPDERFPSAVQFLKDAVAYYQRLGVTIQRLLTDNGSAFRSRAFAALCHELGIKHRFTRPYRPQTNGKAERFIQSALREWAYAHTYQNSQHRADAMKSWLHHYNWHRPHQGIGRAVPISRLNLDEYNLLTVHS, via the coding sequence ATGAACACCCATAAGCATGCCCGATTGACCTTCCTACGTCGACTCGAAATGGTCCAGCAATTGATCGCCCATCAAGTTTGTGTGCCTGAAGCGGCCCGCGCCCATGGGGTCACCGCGCCGACTGTGCGCAAATGGCTGGGCCGCTTCCTGGCTCAGGGCCAGGCGGGCTTGGCCGATGCGTCCTCGCGCCCGACGGTCTCGCCCCGAGCGATTGCGCCGGCCAAGGCGCTGGCTATCGTGGAGCTGCGCCGCAAGCGGCTGACCCAAGCGCGCATCGCCCAGGCGCTGGGCGTGTCAGCCAGCACCGTCAGCCGCGTCCTGGCCCGCGCCGGTCTGTCGCACCTGGCCGACCTGGAGCCGGCCGAGCCGGTGGTGCGCTACGAGCATCAGGCCCCCGGCGATCTGCTGCACATCGACATCAAGAAGCTGGGACGTATCCAGCGCCCTGGCCACCGGGTCACGGGCAACCGACGCGATACCGTTGAGGGGGCCGGCTGGGACTTCGTCTTCGTGGCCATCGATGACCACGCCCGCGTGGCCTTCACCGACATCCACCCCGACGAGCGCTTCCCCAGCGCCGTCCAGTTCCTCAAGGACGCAGTGGCCTACTACCAGCGCCTGGGCGTGACCATCCAGCGCTTGCTCACCGACAATGGCTCGGCCTTTCGCAGCCGCGCCTTCGCCGCGCTGTGCCATGAGCTGGGCATCAAGCACCGCTTTACCCGACCTTACCGCCCACAGACCAATGGCAAGGCCGAACGCTTCATCCAGTCGGCCTTGCGTGAGTGGGCTTACGCTCACACCTACCAGAACTCCCAACACCGAGCCGATGCCATGAAATCCTGGCTACACCACTACAACTGGCATCGACCCCACCAAGGCATCGGGCGCGCTGTACCCATCTCCAGACTCAACCTGGACGAATACAACCTATTGACAGTTCACAGCTAG
- a CDS encoding holin gives MEPQPIVDKVAANVTYVGSGWAVIFGLSANEFAALVGAAVAVVGLLVNLWFKWQHLRIARTVAATRKQHEDEESCDLEEE, from the coding sequence ATGGAGCCACAGCCAATCGTGGATAAAGTGGCGGCGAACGTCACGTATGTCGGTAGCGGGTGGGCCGTGATTTTCGGACTATCCGCCAATGAATTTGCCGCCCTCGTGGGTGCGGCAGTTGCTGTTGTGGGCCTGTTAGTTAACTTGTGGTTTAAGTGGCAACATCTGCGAATAGCACGGACGGTTGCAGCCACCAGGAAGCAGCACGAGGATGAAGAATCATGCGACCTGGAAGAAGAATAA